From one Streptomyces sp. NBC_01478 genomic stretch:
- the trxB gene encoding thioredoxin-disulfide reductase: MSGDSELHELIVVGSGPAGYSAAIYAARAQLKPLVFEGSVTSGGALMTTTEVENFPGFGDGIDGPTLMAQMRKQAERFGAHLVPDDAVGLQLTGPVKTVLDSSGRSHHARAVVLAMGSGYRHLGLTGEDRLSGRGVSWCATCDGFFFRGLEIAVVGGGDSALEEATFLTRFAEKVYVIHRRDGLRASKAMQERAFADPKLEFVWNSQVTEIVGDQRVEGVTLRDTVTAETRQLPVRGLFIAIGHDPRSALVRDQVDLDAAGYVRAAHPTTHTNLDGVFACGDLVDSRYRQAITAAGSGCAAALDAERYLSGLSTAPHSTTATA; this comes from the coding sequence ATGTCCGGTGATTCCGAGCTCCACGAACTGATCGTCGTCGGCTCGGGCCCCGCCGGGTACAGCGCCGCGATCTACGCCGCCCGGGCCCAGCTGAAGCCGCTGGTCTTCGAAGGCTCGGTGACCAGCGGCGGGGCGCTCATGACGACCACCGAGGTCGAGAACTTCCCCGGTTTCGGCGACGGCATCGACGGGCCAACGCTGATGGCCCAGATGCGGAAGCAGGCCGAACGTTTTGGCGCTCACCTCGTGCCCGATGACGCCGTCGGCCTCCAGCTGACAGGACCGGTCAAGACCGTACTCGACAGTTCCGGTCGCAGCCATCACGCCCGCGCGGTTGTGCTGGCCATGGGTTCCGGCTACCGCCACCTGGGGCTGACGGGCGAGGACAGACTCTCCGGTCGCGGGGTGAGTTGGTGCGCTACGTGCGATGGATTCTTCTTCCGCGGACTGGAGATCGCCGTCGTGGGGGGTGGGGACAGCGCGCTGGAAGAGGCAACCTTCCTGACTCGGTTCGCCGAGAAGGTCTACGTGATTCATCGGCGCGACGGGCTTCGCGCGTCCAAGGCGATGCAAGAACGAGCCTTCGCCGACCCGAAACTGGAGTTCGTATGGAACTCGCAGGTCACGGAGATTGTCGGTGACCAGCGAGTCGAGGGTGTCACCCTTCGTGACACCGTGACGGCTGAGACTCGGCAGCTGCCGGTCAGGGGCCTGTTCATAGCGATCGGACACGACCCGCGGTCCGCTCTCGTCCGCGACCAGGTCGATCTCGATGCTGCTGGCTACGTGCGCGCCGCCCATCCCACGACGCACACGAACCTCGATGGAGTCTTCGCCTGTGGAGACCTCGTCGATTCGCGATACCGGCAGGCCATTACCGCAGCCGGGTCCGGCTGTGCCGCTGCCCTGGACGCCGAACGCTACCTGTCCGGGCTGTCCACAGCCCCGCACTCAACAACCGCCACCGCCTAA